The region CTCATCTGCAAATAATGAAAAATTAAAAATTAATACTACTGCTAAAACAAAATACACTTTGGATTTTTTCATTATTTATATTATTTTTTTATTTTATAAATATTTTTTTTCAATTACAAAGATATTAAAATTTATGAAAGAGAAATGAGTTGAGAGTAATGAGTGCTAAGAAGTTTTCAAATTTCAGTGAACTGTACAGAAGTAATATAAAATTAAACCTTTACTCATCAAGTCCGTTTATAAAGTCCGATATTTCTTTAATGTTTAAAATTTTATCAACATCTACTGTATTTATAGCAACAATAGGCATTGTATCAACTTCTGCACATTTAGGGTCTTGCACTATAGTAAAACCACCATTTTTTTTAATCGTTTTTAATCCTTCACTACCATCTTTATTAGCTCCTGTAAGTATGATACCTATTAAATTTTCTCCATATACATCAGCAGCGGTCTCAAATAAAACATCAATTGATGGTCGTGAAAAATTTACCTTTTCTTCCGCAGAAAGAGAAAATGTTTTATCTTCTTCAACGAGAAGATGATAATCGGGAGCTGCAAAATAAATTGTTCCGCTTTTTATTTCGTCTTTTTCATTCGCTTCTACCACTTTTAATTTACAGATATTATTAAGATGAGAAACCATAAAATTATCTGAGTAAGGGCTAATATGTTGAACAACAATAACTGCAAGTTTTAGGTCTGATTTTAAAGCAGTTAGAAGCTTTGTTAAAGCATCAATTCCACCTGCGGAAGCACCTATAACTATTGTATTAAAAGACATTTTTATTTCTCTAATTTTTAGTATTTTCTTGAATAAATTTTTTCTTTTTCGGATTTGATGGCAAATTTATTTTCACATTCCTTATATCTCAAACTTTCTTTTTCTCCAAGACAAAGGTATCCACCTTTTACCAAACTTTCATAAAATAAGTTATAAACTTTATTTTGCAATGTTTTATTAAAATAAATGAGAACATTACGACATACAATAGCATTCATTTCCCCAAAAACGCTATCTGTTACCAGATTATGGTCAGCAAAAACAATATTTTTTTTCAATGAATCATCAATTTTAACAGATTTATATTTAGCACTGTAATAATCGGAAAATGATGATTTACCCCCTGCTTGCTGATAATTTTTTGTAAATAATTTAATATTCTCAATTGAATAAATACCTTTTTTTGCTTCTTTTAAAACAGCTTGATTAAAATCAGTAGCATAAATTTGAGTCCTTTCCAATAAATTTTCTTCCTTTAAAATTATTGCCATTGAATAAACCTCTTCGCCAGTAGCACATCCTGCGTGCCATATTTTTATAAAGGGATAGGTTTTTAAATACGGAATAATTTCTTCTCTAAATATTTTAAAAAAAGAAGGACTGCGAAACATTTCGGTTACATTTATTGATAGATCTTGAAGTATAACTTGGAAAAACTCTTTATCGTACAGCAACTTATGTTGCATTTCAGAAATATTATTAATGTCTGCGAAATTCATTCTGTGTAAAATTCTTCTTTTAATATGAGCTTTTCCGTAATCTCTAAAATCATAACCGTATTTCTGAAACAAAGCTTCAAGAAATAAGTCTATTTCAATAATTTCACTTGATTTATTTAACATTTCTATTTTTTTCCTAATAAAACAAACTTAAGGGGAAGCTATAAATACATTTCTTTTAAGAAACAAAGATAATGAATAAGATATAATGCGAATGTATTCATCGAACCTCCCTTAATTATCAATAAATCGATTTACCATTCTCAATAAATCTTTCACTCTAATAGGCTTTCCAAGATATTCGTCACATCCTGCCTGAAGGCTTTTCTCTCGTTCTCCCGGCATAGCATAAGCTGTTTGTGCAATTATTTTCAAATCTTTTCTATGCTTTTTTATCACTCTTGTAGCATGATAACCATCAACAATAGGCAGTTGAATATCCATTAATACAAGATCAATTTCATCATCGTTTTTACAAATATCTATTGCTTCATTACCATCTTTTGCCCATTTAATTTTTACATGTGTTTTACGTAAAGCTTCTCTCACAAACCAAAAATTTGATTCAACATCTTCTACAATTAATATTTTTTTATCTTTCCAATTATAATTATTTACTTCAACTTCTTTTTCCTTTTCAATTTCAGAAATCTCTGTTACTTCCTCTAATGGAATTGTAAAGTGAAAAATTGTTTCTTTATTTTCTTCGGATTCAACCCACATTTTTCCTCCGAGTAATTCTACAAGATTTTTTGAGATAGCAAGTCCCAGCCCTGTTCCACCGTATAATTTTGTGTTGTTATTTTCAATTTGCATAAACCTCTGGAAAACAATTTCCATTTGTTTGCTTTTTATCCCTATTCCTGTATCCTTTACAAAAAACTCAATTTTGTTATCAATAATTTTATATCCGAAACTAATAGAACCATTATCAGTAAATTTAACAGCATTCCCAATTAGATTATTTAATACTTGCTTCAAACGTAAAGGGTCTGTTTTTAATATAAAATCTTCATCTTTTACTTTGTCAACAAAAATCTTAATATGATTTTTATTTAATTTTTCAAGTTCCTTTTCAAAATAAATTTTTAGTTGTTCTAATATCTTATTTAATTTACATTCTGTTTTTTTGATAACTAATAGACCTGATTCTATCTTTGAAATGTCAATTATATCATTTATTAAATTTAGGAGTGAATAAGTATTTGAATTAATAATTTCAATAAATTCATTTTGCTGTTTTGTTGATAAACCACCTTTTACCAAAAGGTCAGAAAACCCGATAATTGCATTCATTGGTGTTCTGATTTCATGAGACATATTTGACAAAAATGCAGTTTTTAAACGCTCTGATTCCTCAGCCTGTTCTTTTGCTTCTCTAAGCTTTTCTTCAATAACTTTTCTTTGCTCAATTTCATCATTCAACTTTTTATTTGTATCTTCAAGTTGATTTATAAGTTCAATTCTTTTTTGATTTTGCTCATAAATATTCAAAAAAACCTTTATTTTTTCATGTAAAATTTTAGGATTAATAGGTTTTTGAATAAAATCAACAGCTCCTGTTTCTAATCCTTTTTGTGCGTAATAATTTTCGGAATAAACAGCAGAATAAAATATTATTGGTAAATGTTTATTTTTACCATCCTCTCTCATTTTCATAACTGTTTCGTATCCATCCATTTTTGGCATACTTACATCAACAACTGCCATTGCAAGATTATTTTCTTTGGCTTTTTTAAGAGCCTCAAATCCCGAATTTGCCGAAATACATTCAACATCAAGCTCTCCAACGAATTTTTCAAAAATATTTATTTGAACATCATCGTCATCAACAATCATTATTTTGGGCTTATCACACATAGGTTTTATCGTCATCAATTAATCAAAATATTTGCTAATTGTCCCAATTAGAGTATTTAGTTTTATTGGTTTCATTAAAAATTCATTTGACCCGGCTTTTAAACTTATTTCCTCTTCTTCAGAAAGTGAATAAGCCGTTTGAACTATAATCGGAACATCTTTCATGAATTTTCGTATTTCTTTTGTGGCAATAACTCCATCCATAATTGGCATTCGAATATCCATCAAGATAACATCAATATCGGGATTTTCTTTACAAACGGAAATTGCTTTTTCACCATTCACTGCCCACAGTAAAGTTGCCTTGGTTTCTCTAAGTGCAGCTTTAAAGTACATACTACTTGTTTCAATATCTTCAACAATAAGTATTTTTTTCCCTTTCCAATTCATTTCAGTATTATTATTTTTCATTTTTATATTTATTTATTTCAACCATTTTTTTAAAATTATCGGATCAAAGGGCTTACCAATAAATCCATTCATCCCCGAATTTAAATATTTTTCTTTATTTCCTTTAATAATATCAGCTGTCATTGCAACAATTTTTATTGGATTTTTTACACCTCTCTCATTTTCAATATTTCTTATCTCTTTTGTTGCTTCCAATCCATCCATCTTAGGCATGTGAATATCCATCAAAATTATATCATAATTCTTTTTCTTAAACATGTTAACTGCAATTAATCCATTATCGGCAATATCAACTTGATGTCCCATTTGATGAATATTAAATGTAGCTACTTTTTGATTTATTACATTATCCTCGGCAAGTAAAACCGAAACTTTTTTAAATTCAATTGTTTCATCTTCTTTAACCTCTTCAATCTGTACATTTTTCTTTACAACTTTCTTAAAATCTATAATAAACCAAAAAGTGGAGCCTTCACCCTCTTCACTTTCCACACCTATTTCTCCGCCCAATAATTCGGATAAATTTTTAGAAATTGATAAGCCTAATCCTGTTCCACCATATTTTCTTGTTGTTGAAGCATCAACTTGAGAAAATGATTTAAACAATTTTTTAATTCCTTCTTTTGAAATACCAACACCTGTATCAATAATTTCAAAACGTACCTTTGTTGAATCATCTTGCTCAATTATTGGTTTTACTTTAATTGTTACTCCACCCTTATTTGTAAATTTTATTGCATTATTTATTAAATTAATTATTATCTGGCTTAATCTTACAGGGTCGCTTTCAACAAATTGCACCACAGAGGAATCTACTTCAAGCCTTAGATAGATATTTTTATCTTTAGCTTTCATTTCCAACATCTTCACAATTTTCCTCAATTCTTCATGCAGATTAAAAGCGATTTTTTCAATTTCTATTTGCCCTGATTCTATTTTTGAAAAATCAAGAATATCATTAATAATTGTTAATAAATTATTACCTGACAACTCAATAATATCTAAAAATTCACATTGCTGTGGTGTTAAATTCATTTTTTTAAGAATTTCTACAGTTCCAATAATACCATTCATTGGTGTACGAATTTCATGGGACATATTTGCCAAGAACAATGATTTTGATTTTGTTGCGTCATTTGCCTTTTTAATAGCCTCCTTAAGTTTAATATTCTTTCGCTCAATTTCTTTCAAAAGTTCTTCCTGTTGCTGATGTTGGACGTAAAGGTCGATAAATACTTTTACTTTAGCTCTTAGTAATTCAGAAACATAGGGTTTTTTTATAAAATCAAAAGCACCACTTTTAATTCCTTTAATTTTGTAAAAGTCATCAGTATAAATTGCAGATATAAAAATTATTGGCAAGTATTTACATTCATCAGATTGACGCATGTATGAAACTGTTTCAAAGCCATCCATTTCAGGCATTTGAACATCAACAAGTGCAAGAGCAAATTCCTCATTTAAGGTTTTTGTTAACGCTTCATTTCCTGATAATGCACGTACAAACTCAATATCAAAATCTTTTAATGTACGCTCTAAGGCAATCAGATTTGCTTTTTTATCATCAACTATTAATATTTTCGGTTTCTTCATAAATTTTTTTTTTAATTATATAACCAAACTCGCATTAGTGAAAACAATTTTTCTATATCAATTGGTTTTGAAATATAATCACTAGCACCTACTTCAATAATTTTTTCTCTATCATTTTTCATAGCTTTTGCCGTCATTGCAATTATCGGTAATTTTTTATTCCCCAATTCATTCCTCACTTTTGAAATAGTTTCATAACCATCCATAATTGGCATCATTATATCCATTAAAACAATATCAATATCCGCTTCCTTTTTTAAAATTTCAATTGCTTTCTGCCCGTTTTCTGCTTTTATAATTTTCATGCCCTTTTCTTTCAATTTTTTTGTTAAGGCAAAAACATTACGCATATCATCGTCTGTTAAAAGTACTTTTTTATTTACAAATATATTTTCTTCATCATATAATTTTTTTATAATGTTTTGTTTTTTCTCAGGTAAATCACTTATTACCCTATGTAAAAAAAGTGCTGTTTCATCCAAAAGCCTTGCTTCTGATTTTACTCCTTTTAAAATTATTGAATCAGTGTATTCCTGTAACTTCTTATTTTCTTCTTGTGATAGCTCCTTGCCAGTGTAAACAACTATTGGGGGAACATTATTTCCTTGTTCATTTTTAAGTTTTTCGAGAAGCTCAAAGCCATCCATATCAGGCAATCCCATATCTAAAATCACGCAATCGTAAATCTTTGAATTCATGGCTTCTAATGCTGTTTTCCCTGTTCCAGCCTCAGTGATATTTACGCCCTCTTTTCCAATGAGTTTAACAATACTTTTTCTCATATTTTTGTTATCCTCAACTATTAAAAGGTCTTTAAGTGCTTTATCAGTAATTTTTCTTAGATTTGACAATACATCATTCAATTTATTTCTACTTACAGGTTTGCTCAAAAAGCCAATAGCACCATGCTCATTAGCTTTAATTTCATTATCGTTATTAACCGACATCATGTGAACAGGTATATGCCTTATATCTGGTTTTTCTTTAATATTTTGTAATACACTCCAACCATTCATACCAGGTAAATTAATATCAAGAATAATAGCATCAGGCATATATTTCTTTATTAATTTTAAGCCTTCTTCTCCTGATTCTGAAACAATACATTTAAAATCATTTTCTACACACTGATTATACACTATTTTGCCAAAATTTAAATCATCTTCAATTACAATTATTAAAGAATCTTCGTCATTTATATTATTCCTATCGTCATCTATTTTTGGATTATTTTTGTTTTCTAATTTTATTGGGTTTTCAATATGTTTTTTTCCTTCTTTAATATTTTTTTCCTCCTCAGAAAAAGATTGTATTGTCAACTCTTTATCAGTTACTGAGTTCAACTTTACACTTCCTTCTTCTATCTCTAAAGGAAGAAAAAGAGTAAATGTTGAACCTATATTTTCTTCACTTTTTAATTGAAGTTCACCACCGAGCAAAATTGAAAAAGCACGTGAAATAGATAATCCCAATCCTGTTCCTCCATAACTGCGTGATGTACTGCCGTCTGCTTGTTGGAAAGCTTCAAATATTGCAGATTGCTTATCTTTTGGGATTCCAATACCTGAGTCTTTAACAGAAATACCAATAGATTTTTTCGGATCTAATCCGCTTAAAGATAAATTAGTGTTGTCTGAAGGGATAAAAAAGTTTACAGAAACTCCTCCTTCATTAGTAAATTTTATTGCATTTGACATAAAATTCTTTATTATCTGCTCAACTTTTTTCTGATCCGTTTTTATCATTTTAGGAACATCATCCTCAATATTAATTTTTAAATCAATTTTCTTTTCACTAATAACATGTTTAAAATTTCTTTTAATACTATTTTCAATTTCAGCAATTATCATATCATCAACAACAATATCCATTTTCCCTGCCTCAACTTTTGAAAGGTCAAGAATTTCATTTATCAGATTTAATAAGTCATAACCACTTTGATTTATAATTGTTGCTGATTCTACATCTTCATCCGTTAAGTTCCCTTTTGTATTATCTGCAAGGTCTTTCGAAAGAATCAATAAACTATTTAAAGGTGTTCGTAATTCATGCGACATATTTGCCAAAAACTCAGATTTATATTGACTTGCTTCCTCCAATTCTTTTGCTTTTTGTTCAATATTCTTCCTTGCCTTTTCAAGTTCTGTATTTCGTTTTGATATTTCATTTTTTTGTAGTTCAAGAGACTTACCTTTTTCTTCTAATTCTTCATTAATTACCCTTAATTCTTCTTGTTGATTTTGTAATTTTTTCTCCGATTCTTTCAATGCTACTGTTTGTATATTTAATTCTTTATTTGTTTGAAGCATTTCCTCTTGCTGTACCAATAATTTATCTTCAGAATGTATCAATTCATCTTTCTGTTTTTCCAGTACCTCTTTTTGAACCGTGGATTCCTCAAGTAATTTCTGTACTTCATTATGTATCTGTATTGAATTAAAAGCAATTGCAATACTTTCAGAAATTTTTTCAATAAATTCAATTTGAAAATCAGGAAATGCCTTTATTGATGCAAGCTCTATTACAGCAATAACTTCATTTTTAAAAACAAGGGGAGAAACCAAAATACTTGAGGGTGAAATTTCACCTAAGCCTGAACTAATAAAAATATGGTCTTGTGAAACTTCGTTATAAAGAATTGTTTTCTTTTCTATGGCAGCTTGTCCAATTATTCCTTCTCCTAAAGCAAACTGTTGATTTGCAGTTTTTCTACTTTTAAACGCATAACTTGATGTTAATTTAAAACTATTATTCCCATCTTTAATATAAACAACAGCAACTTGTATCTCAAGAATTTCTGCCAAACTACTTAATAATTTTG is a window of Bacteroidota bacterium DNA encoding:
- a CDS encoding chemotaxis protein CheB: MSFNTIVIGASAGGIDALTKLLTALKSDLKLAVIVVQHISPYSDNFMVSHLNNICKLKVVEANEKDEIKSGTIYFAAPDYHLLVEEDKTFSLSAEEKVNFSRPSIDVLFETAADVYGENLIGIILTGANKDGSEGLKTIKKNGGFTIVQDPKCAEVDTMPIVAINTVDVDKILNIKEISDFINGLDE
- a CDS encoding protein-glutamate O-methyltransferase CheR, producing the protein MLNKSSEIIEIDLFLEALFQKYGYDFRDYGKAHIKRRILHRMNFADINNISEMQHKLLYDKEFFQVILQDLSINVTEMFRSPSFFKIFREEIIPYLKTYPFIKIWHAGCATGEEVYSMAIILKEENLLERTQIYATDFNQAVLKEAKKGIYSIENIKLFTKNYQQAGGKSSFSDYYSAKYKSVKIDDSLKKNIVFADHNLVTDSVFGEMNAIVCRNVLIYFNKTLQNKVYNLFYESLVKGGYLCLGEKESLRYKECENKFAIKSEKEKIYSRKY
- a CDS encoding response regulator, whose amino-acid sequence is MCDKPKIMIVDDDDVQINIFEKFVGELDVECISANSGFEALKKAKENNLAMAVVDVSMPKMDGYETVMKMREDGKNKHLPIIFYSAVYSENYYAQKGLETGAVDFIQKPINPKILHEKIKVFLNIYEQNQKRIELINQLEDTNKKLNDEIEQRKVIEEKLREAKEQAEESERLKTAFLSNMSHEIRTPMNAIIGFSDLLVKGGLSTKQQNEFIEIINSNTYSLLNLINDIIDISKIESGLLVIKKTECKLNKILEQLKIYFEKELEKLNKNHIKIFVDKVKDEDFILKTDPLRLKQVLNNLIGNAVKFTDNGSISFGYKIIDNKIEFFVKDTGIGIKSKQMEIVFQRFMQIENNNTKLYGGTGLGLAISKNLVELLGGKMWVESEENKETIFHFTIPLEEVTEISEIEKEKEVEVNNYNWKDKKILIVEDVESNFWFVREALRKTHVKIKWAKDGNEAIDICKNDDEIDLVLMDIQLPIVDGYHATRVIKKHRKDLKIIAQTAYAMPGEREKSLQAGCDEYLGKPIRVKDLLRMVNRFIDN
- a CDS encoding response regulator → MKNNNTEMNWKGKKILIVEDIETSSMYFKAALRETKATLLWAVNGEKAISVCKENPDIDVILMDIRMPIMDGVIATKEIRKFMKDVPIIVQTAYSLSEEEEISLKAGSNEFLMKPIKLNTLIGTISKYFD
- a CDS encoding response regulator: MKKPKILIVDDKKANLIALERTLKDFDIEFVRALSGNEALTKTLNEEFALALVDVQMPEMDGFETVSYMRQSDECKYLPIIFISAIYTDDFYKIKGIKSGAFDFIKKPYVSELLRAKVKVFIDLYVQHQQQEELLKEIERKNIKLKEAIKKANDATKSKSLFLANMSHEIRTPMNGIIGTVEILKKMNLTPQQCEFLDIIELSGNNLLTIINDILDFSKIESGQIEIEKIAFNLHEELRKIVKMLEMKAKDKNIYLRLEVDSSVVQFVESDPVRLSQIIINLINNAIKFTNKGGVTIKVKPIIEQDDSTKVRFEIIDTGVGISKEGIKKLFKSFSQVDASTTRKYGGTGLGLSISKNLSELLGGEIGVESEEGEGSTFWFIIDFKKVVKKNVQIEEVKEDETIEFKKVSVLLAEDNVINQKVATFNIHQMGHQVDIADNGLIAVNMFKKKNYDIILMDIHMPKMDGLEATKEIRNIENERGVKNPIKIVAMTADIIKGNKEKYLNSGMNGFIGKPFDPIILKKWLK
- a CDS encoding response regulator; this translates as MKFFSGKSVRVQLVAVVFGTIILLVSSLGMFVHEFQKHLIIKKNTQAIEYKLLDYVDMFDIVVAEKKDRVNKQILVAHQIFYENYSSKLIENPNNMIEFDAVNQYTHDTIKVKVEQWIKDGTQLQYNYKIVDKIQSVGVQTVTVFQKIPQGYLCISTNVKKLNGERAVGTFIPNASVVIKTVEQGSTYSGRNYVVNDWYITNYEPIYVNGIIKGMLYVGEKEKDIQAIKDKFYKTSLLNSGYPFVLAADSKLSGLLTIHPKAEGENWKISKNEEKNNFYNKLLKTYKSNNFSNELDSIYSFKAKSAYFDDEVLVFFKYYKPFECFIGISVLKYDFVTKMMNFIKLLIISSIIFGLLISFFAISRFVKGKVSVITKFISSLKKLSKGEHVEQIKIKGKDEISQIAMVINNLLSEFNKNAEFARQIGENNLDIEYAPLSDKDILGNALLSMRNSLKQLLNEQNLNTWQQTSIVKINEVIRGEKDLSQLGSKLLSSLAEILEIQVAVVYIKDGNNSFKLTSSYAFKSRKTANQQFALGEGIIGQAAIEKKTILYNEVSQDHIFISSGLGEISPSSILVSPLVFKNEVIAVIELASIKAFPDFQIEFIEKISESIAIAFNSIQIHNEVQKLLEESTVQKEVLEKQKDELIHSEDKLLVQQEEMLQTNKELNIQTVALKESEKKLQNQQEELRVINEELEEKGKSLELQKNEISKRNTELEKARKNIEQKAKELEEASQYKSEFLANMSHELRTPLNSLLILSKDLADNTKGNLTDEDVESATIINQSGYDLLNLINEILDLSKVEAGKMDIVVDDMIIAEIENSIKRNFKHVISEKKIDLKINIEDDVPKMIKTDQKKVEQIIKNFMSNAIKFTNEGGVSVNFFIPSDNTNLSLSGLDPKKSIGISVKDSGIGIPKDKQSAIFEAFQQADGSTSRSYGGTGLGLSISRAFSILLGGELQLKSEENIGSTFTLFLPLEIEEGSVKLNSVTDKELTIQSFSEEEKNIKEGKKHIENPIKLENKNNPKIDDDRNNINDEDSLIIVIEDDLNFGKIVYNQCVENDFKCIVSESGEEGLKLIKKYMPDAIILDINLPGMNGWSVLQNIKEKPDIRHIPVHMMSVNNDNEIKANEHGAIGFLSKPVSRNKLNDVLSNLRKITDKALKDLLIVEDNKNMRKSIVKLIGKEGVNITEAGTGKTALEAMNSKIYDCVILDMGLPDMDGFELLEKLKNEQGNNVPPIVVYTGKELSQEENKKLQEYTDSIILKGVKSEARLLDETALFLHRVISDLPEKKQNIIKKLYDEENIFVNKKVLLTDDDMRNVFALTKKLKEKGMKIIKAENGQKAIEILKKEADIDIVLMDIMMPIMDGYETISKVRNELGNKKLPIIAMTAKAMKNDREKIIEVGASDYISKPIDIEKLFSLMRVWLYN